CCGCCCTGCCCTTAATCGCTTCTAGTATACTTGCCAAAAATGAAGTTAAAATTAATAATGTCCCAAATGTCGCAGATATCAAAACTCTTATTTCTTTGCTTGAAAATTTGGGTGCAAAAACTAAATTTGAAAAAAATACTGCATTTTTAGACACTACCACACTTAACAAAACCACAGCCATTTATGATATAGTGCGAAAAATGCGTGCTTCTATCCTTACCTTAGGACCTTTGCTTGCGCGTTTTGAAAAATGTGAAGTGTCCTTGCCTGGGGGTTGCGCCATAGGACAAAGACCTATTGATTTGCATTTAAGCGCTTTAGAAAAAATGGGTGCAAATATAGAAATAAAACAAGGCTATGTCGTAGCAAGTGGTGCTTTAAGGGGAGCTGAAATTTTATTTGATAAAATCACAGTTACTGGTAGTGAAAATATCATCATGGCAGCAGCCTTAGCTAAAGGAAAAACCAAACTTTTAAATGTCGCAAAAGAGCCTGAAGTCGTGCAACTTTGCGAAGTTTTAGCAAGCGCAGGGCTTGATATAAAAGGTATAGGCACTGATGAACTTGAAATTTATGGCACCGATAAAGAACTTTTAGAATTTAAAGAATTTAGCGTAATTCCTGATAGAATAGAAGCTGGGACTTATCTGTGTGCTGGAGCCATTACAAATTCACAAATCACGCTAAAAAAAGCTAATGCTGAACATTTAGGAGCGGTTTTGGCGAAACTTCATCAAATGGGCTTTGAAACCCTAGTGGATAACGATAGTATCACCTTGCCTTCTGCAAAAGAAATAAAGCCAGTTGAAATTCTAACAAGCGAATATCCAGGTTTTCCAACCGATATGCAAGCGCAATTTATGGCACTAGCTTTGATGGCAAATGGCACAAGTATCATCGATGAAAGGCTTTTTGAAAATCGCTTTATGCATGTAAGTGAGCTTTTAAGAATGGGAGCAGATATTAAGCTAAATGGGCACATTGCAACTATTGTAGGTGGCAAAGAGTTAAATGCCGCTGATGTGATGGCTACGGATTTGCGTGCTTCTTCAGCTTTAATCTTAGCAGCACTTGCAGCCAAAGGCACAAGCTTTGTGCATAGAATTTATCATCTTGATAGAGGGTATGAAAATTTAGAAGAAAAATTTAAAAAGCTGGGTGCAAAAATCACAAGGCTTGAAGAATAATCTTAACTTAATGCTTTTCTAAAATATTTTTATATATAATCTTTTCGTTTTAAGGATAACCTTGCTTGAAGACTTTAAAATTAAAGTTTGAAAGGAGGTTGAGATGAATGAAGTTATTGTTTTTATGATCACTTTAATCATCCTTATCTTAGTCGTAAAAAACTAAGATAAGAACAAACTAATTTTTAATTTTTCGATTATAATTTTAAAAAAACCCTGCTTAGTTTGTCCTTAAAACAAAAAGTCTTCATTATAGCAGGGTTTGAAGACTTAGAATTATTTCATTATGTTTTATTGTAAAATACCATTATCTAAAAACACAAAAAAGGCTTTATTATGAAAAACATTTTTCAAACCTTAAAAGACTTAGAAAGTCAAATTTCATCTTTTGAAGAATATGAGCTAATAAGCCTTGAAAAAGCTAAAGGAAGAATTTTAGCCAAAGATCTTTACGCTAGAAAAAATTTACCCAGCTTTGATAATGCTGCTCTTGATGGCTATGCTTTTAATTATGAGGATTTAAATGAAGCTTTAAAGATAAAAGGTACTATTTTTGCAGGAGATAAAAACACTTACGAGATAAATAAAAACGAGTGTTTTAAGATTATGACTGGGGCAAAAATACCCAAAAATGCTGATACGATTTTAATGATAGAAGATGAATGCATTGAAAATAGCAAACTCATCATTAAAAAACCACCAAAAAAGCACAATGCTTATAGATACAAGGGCGAAGAACTAAAAAAAGATGAACTTTTGCTTAAAAAAGGCACAAGGCTAAATGCTAGGCATATCGCTCTACTTTCTTCCCAAGGGCTTTATAAAATTCAAGTTATAAGGAAAATTCGCGTGGGGATTTTTTCAAGTGGAGATGAACTAAAAGAGCCTTGGCGTGATTGCGATGAAGAAAGCATTTACAATGCCAATGCTTTGCCTTTGCTTGCTATGCTTAAAACTTGCGATACAAGCTATCTTGGCATCATCAAAGATGACTTTAGCACCACAAAAGAAGCCTTAAAAAATACCAATTTTGATCTTTTAATCACTTCAGGCGGTGCGAGTGTAGGGGAAGCTGATTTTATGGAAAAAGCTTTAGATGAACTAGGTTTTACTCCGCTTTTTAAAGGTTTAAAAGCGCGGCCTGCAAGACCAACTAAACTTTATCAAAAAGATAAAAACTTAGTGCTTATTCTACCAGGAAATCCTATGGCGGCTTATCTTTCAGCCTTTATTTTTACTAAAAAAATTATTAATTTATTGAGCGGAAATTTAGAAAATCCTTTAAAAATTCATGCTCTTATGGGAAGTGATTTGAAAGTAAAAAGCGGAAGAAATAACCTCATCTTAGGAAATTTAGAAAATGAAGTTTTCTATCCTTTTAATGATGGCAAATACGGCTCAGGAATGATACTACCTTTGATAAATAGTGAATTTTTACTCATCAGTGAAGAAGAAAGAACAGAATTTAAAAAAGATGAAAAAATCACGATTTTAAAGCTTTAAAAAAGCAAAGTGATGGTAAAAATCATAAGTTTGATTTTGTGTTTATTGTTTTTAAATGCTTGCAAAAGCGACGCAAAAAATTTAGAACAAAATACTACAAATTTAGAACAAAACGCCACAAAGCTAGAACAAAATTCAAGCAAAAGTATTAATCTTACCCCGCAAAATAAAGAAGAGCTTATCTTGCTTTTAAAAGAAAACAAGGGTTTATATTTAGGCGATATCAATACTTCTAAAATTACTGATATGAGTGATTTATTTGCAGAAGTTTTTGCAGAAGAATTGGAAGCGCAGTATATCCATTATTATCCTAGAATAAAAGTAGAAAATGATTATTTTAATGGTATAGAAAAATGGGATGTATCTGGGGTAGAAAATTTCAAAGGCACTTTTGCTTTTCTTGAAAATTTTGATCAAAATATTAGCTCTTGGGACACAAGTAGTGCAAAAACTATGGAGCGAATGTTTTATGGGGCTAAAAATTTTAATCAAAATATCAACGATTGGGATGTAAGTAAGGTTAAAAATATGAATGCTATGTTTTTAGAGGCGATAACTTTCAATCAACCCTTAGATAAATGGGATGTTAGCAAGGTTGAGAGCATGGAAGGCATTTTTTATCATAATAAAATTTTTAATCAAAAATTAAACACTTGGAATACTAAAAATCTCACTGACACTTCCTTTGCCTTTGCAGGTGCTTCAAGTTTTAATCAAAATATTAATTCTTGGGATACAAGCAATGTTAAAGACTTAAACTACACTTTTGCCGGTGCTAAAAAATTCAATCAAAACTTAAATAAATGGAATGTAAGTAAGGCAGAAAATTTCAATAGCACTTTTAAAAACGCCATATCTTTTAATAAACCTTTAAATGATTGGGATGTAAGCGGTGCTAAAAATATGTCTCATATGTTTAAAAATGCTTCAAATTTCAATCAAACTTTAAAAAAATGGGATGTATCTAAGATAGAAAAAGCAGA
This genomic interval from Campylobacter sp. CCS1377 contains the following:
- the murA gene encoding UDP-N-acetylglucosamine 1-carboxyvinyltransferase gives rise to the protein MTYLEIKGEQKLQGEVIISGAKNAALPLIASSILAKNEVKINNVPNVADIKTLISLLENLGAKTKFEKNTAFLDTTTLNKTTAIYDIVRKMRASILTLGPLLARFEKCEVSLPGGCAIGQRPIDLHLSALEKMGANIEIKQGYVVASGALRGAEILFDKITVTGSENIIMAAALAKGKTKLLNVAKEPEVVQLCEVLASAGLDIKGIGTDELEIYGTDKELLEFKEFSVIPDRIEAGTYLCAGAITNSQITLKKANAEHLGAVLAKLHQMGFETLVDNDSITLPSAKEIKPVEILTSEYPGFPTDMQAQFMALALMANGTSIIDERLFENRFMHVSELLRMGADIKLNGHIATIVGGKELNAADVMATDLRASSALILAALAAKGTSFVHRIYHLDRGYENLEEKFKKLGAKITRLEE
- a CDS encoding molybdopterin molybdotransferase MoeA, with amino-acid sequence MKNIFQTLKDLESQISSFEEYELISLEKAKGRILAKDLYARKNLPSFDNAALDGYAFNYEDLNEALKIKGTIFAGDKNTYEINKNECFKIMTGAKIPKNADTILMIEDECIENSKLIIKKPPKKHNAYRYKGEELKKDELLLKKGTRLNARHIALLSSQGLYKIQVIRKIRVGIFSSGDELKEPWRDCDEESIYNANALPLLAMLKTCDTSYLGIIKDDFSTTKEALKNTNFDLLITSGGASVGEADFMEKALDELGFTPLFKGLKARPARPTKLYQKDKNLVLILPGNPMAAYLSAFIFTKKIINLLSGNLENPLKIHALMGSDLKVKSGRNNLILGNLENEVFYPFNDGKYGSGMILPLINSEFLLISEEERTEFKKDEKITILKL
- a CDS encoding BspA family leucine-rich repeat surface protein codes for the protein MVKIISLILCLLFLNACKSDAKNLEQNTTNLEQNATKLEQNSSKSINLTPQNKEELILLLKENKGLYLGDINTSKITDMSDLFAEVFAEELEAQYIHYYPRIKVENDYFNGIEKWDVSGVENFKGTFAFLENFDQNISSWDTSSAKTMERMFYGAKNFNQNINDWDVSKVKNMNAMFLEAITFNQPLDKWDVSKVESMEGIFYHNKIFNQKLNTWNTKNLTDTSFAFAGASSFNQNINSWDTSNVKDLNYTFAGAKKFNQNLNKWNVSKAENFNSTFKNAISFNKPLNDWDVSGAKNMSHMFKNASNFNQTLKKWDVSKIEKAEQMFVDAKNFNQNLSSWKIAKDTKVDEIFMNSKLATKPPKWFFEIDRTKGVYRNYQEVFLDKVYLKEAIPFSLRYYKNLWYLQGSCKTSPCRTKRDLS